In Desulfarculaceae bacterium, the following are encoded in one genomic region:
- a CDS encoding NAD+ synthase, whose product MPTLRIAQAQINPTVGDISANQELILDYARRAHQAGAHLVTFPELAVIGYPPEDLLLKPRFLMDSMAAVRELAAQCPPINLVVGFADADLEQGLCYNAAAVISKGEVRAVYRKKELPNYGVFDEKRYFAPGNDCLLLDLGGARLMLTICEDVWVAGDECELCARKHQAQVTLNISASPFHAGKLDERKDIVARFAAATGSYVFYNNLVGGQDELVFDGGCLAESPEGHTLACSPRFVQDLQIVDLELPPAAELPSLTSDPRVRVVELPLEGERPAAPLAPVCAPEMGYLAETYQALVLGTRDYIKKNGFKRVVLGLSGGIDSAFTAAVAVEALGVENVTGVTMPSQFTSNETRSDAELLAANLGIQLITVPVAHIYHIYLDEMREAFGPGAPGVEHENLQARIRGNILMALSNRFGWLVLTTGNKSETAVGYCTLYGDMAGGFAVIKDVPKTLVYELAAHVNESAGRELIPASTIERPPSAELRPDQKDSDSLPPYEVLDPILRAYVEEDMVLDEIVALGHDFAMVRDIIRLVDINEYKRRQAPPGVKITPKAFGRDRRLPITNHYRPGFDRRN is encoded by the coding sequence ATGCCCACCCTCCGCATCGCCCAAGCCCAGATAAACCCCACGGTGGGCGACATCAGCGCCAACCAGGAGCTGATCCTTGACTACGCCCGCCGGGCCCATCAGGCCGGGGCCCATCTGGTCACCTTCCCCGAGCTGGCCGTGATCGGCTATCCGCCCGAGGATCTCCTGCTCAAGCCGCGCTTCCTCATGGACTCCATGGCCGCGGTGCGGGAGCTGGCCGCCCAGTGCCCGCCCATCAACCTGGTGGTGGGCTTTGCCGACGCGGACCTGGAGCAGGGGCTGTGCTACAACGCCGCCGCGGTGATCAGCAAAGGCGAGGTCCGGGCGGTGTACCGCAAGAAGGAGCTGCCCAACTACGGGGTGTTCGACGAGAAGCGCTACTTCGCGCCGGGCAATGACTGCCTGCTCCTGGACCTGGGCGGCGCGCGCCTCATGCTCACCATCTGCGAGGATGTGTGGGTGGCCGGCGATGAGTGCGAGCTTTGCGCCCGGAAGCACCAGGCTCAGGTGACGCTCAACATCTCTGCCTCGCCCTTCCACGCGGGCAAGCTGGACGAACGCAAGGACATCGTGGCCCGCTTCGCGGCGGCCACCGGGTCCTACGTGTTCTACAACAATCTGGTGGGCGGCCAGGATGAGCTGGTATTCGACGGCGGCTGCCTGGCCGAGAGCCCGGAGGGCCATACCCTGGCCTGCTCGCCGCGCTTTGTTCAAGATTTGCAGATCGTGGACCTGGAGCTGCCCCCGGCGGCGGAGCTGCCCAGCCTGACCAGCGACCCACGGGTGCGGGTGGTGGAGCTGCCCCTGGAGGGCGAGCGGCCCGCCGCTCCCCTGGCCCCGGTGTGCGCCCCGGAGATGGGCTACCTGGCCGAGACCTACCAGGCCCTGGTTTTGGGCACCCGGGATTACATAAAGAAGAACGGCTTCAAGCGGGTGGTGCTGGGCCTGTCCGGGGGCATCGACAGCGCCTTCACCGCGGCGGTGGCCGTGGAGGCCCTGGGGGTGGAAAACGTCACCGGCGTGACCATGCCCAGCCAGTTCACCAGCAACGAGACCCGCTCGGACGCCGAGCTCTTGGCCGCCAACCTGGGCATCCAGCTGATCACCGTGCCCGTGGCCCACATCTACCACATCTATTTGGACGAGATGCGCGAAGCCTTCGGGCCGGGCGCGCCCGGGGTGGAGCACGAAAACCTCCAGGCGCGCATCCGGGGCAACATACTCATGGCCCTGTCCAACCGTTTCGGCTGGCTGGTCTTGACCACGGGCAACAAGAGCGAGACCGCGGTGGGCTACTGCACCCTGTACGGCGACATGGCCGGGGGCTTCGCGGTGATCAAGGACGTGCCCAAGACCCTGGTCTACGAGCTGGCCGCCCATGTAAACGAATCCGCCGGGCGCGAGCTGATCCCGGCCAGCACCATCGAGCGGCCGCCCTCGGCCGAGCTTCGGCCCGACCAAAAGGACAGCGACTCCCTGCCCCCCTACGAAGTGCTCGATCCCATCCTCAGGGCCTACGTGGAAGAGGACATGGTCCTGGACGAGATCGTGGCCCTGGGCCACGACTTCGCCATGGTGCGGGACATCATCCGCCTGGTGGACATCAACGAGTACAAGCGCCGCCAGGCCCCGCCCGGGGTGAAGATCACGCCCAAGGCCTTTGGCCGCGACCGCCGCCTGCCCATCACCAACCACTACCGCCCCGGCTTCGACCGCCGAAACTAA
- a CDS encoding glutamine synthetase family protein yields MAKMTKEGVLKAVKDNNVKFIRLWFTDILGVMKSFAITPNELETALSEGMGFDGSSIQGFARIDESDMIAMPDISTFQLLPWRNQESGAVARMFTDVLNPDGTPYEGDPRYVLKRQLKKAADKGYTMYVGPELEFFYFKDAYGTEYLDEGGYFDLTPLDVASDLRRDTILALEKLGITVEYSHHEVAPSQHEIDLRYAEALQMADAAMTYRLTVKEIAMMHGVYATFMPKPVFGENGSGMHTHQSLFKGKKNLFFDAKDEFGLSKEGKSYIAGLLKHAPEFTSIIAQWVNSYKRLVPGYEAPVYVAWARRNRSALVRVPMYKPGKEMATRCELRCPDPACNPYLAFAVMLAAGMKGMEEGYELAAPVEEDIFEMNAKQLKKHKISALPATLGDAIALTAKSSLVKETLGDHVFEKFLENKTAEWDAFRLYVTDWELDRYLSIL; encoded by the coding sequence ATGGCAAAAATGACCAAAGAAGGCGTCCTTAAGGCGGTAAAGGACAACAACGTTAAGTTCATCCGCCTATGGTTCACCGACATTCTGGGCGTGATGAAGAGCTTCGCCATCACCCCCAACGAGCTGGAGACGGCGCTTTCGGAGGGTATGGGCTTTGACGGCTCTTCCATCCAAGGCTTCGCGCGCATCGACGAGTCGGACATGATCGCCATGCCCGACATCTCCACCTTCCAGCTGCTGCCCTGGCGCAACCAGGAAAGCGGCGCCGTGGCCCGCATGTTCACCGACGTGCTCAACCCCGACGGCACCCCCTATGAGGGCGACCCCCGCTACGTGCTCAAGCGTCAGCTGAAAAAGGCCGCCGACAAGGGCTACACCATGTACGTGGGCCCGGAACTCGAGTTCTTCTACTTCAAGGACGCCTACGGCACCGAGTACCTGGACGAGGGCGGCTACTTCGACCTGACCCCCCTGGACGTGGCCAGCGACCTTCGCCGCGACACCATCCTGGCGCTCGAGAAGCTGGGCATCACCGTGGAGTACTCCCACCACGAGGTGGCCCCCAGCCAGCACGAGATCGACCTGCGCTACGCCGAGGCCCTGCAAATGGCCGACGCCGCCATGACCTACCGCCTGACGGTCAAAGAGATCGCCATGATGCACGGCGTGTACGCGACCTTCATGCCCAAGCCGGTCTTCGGCGAGAACGGCTCGGGTATGCACACCCACCAGAGCCTGTTCAAGGGCAAGAAGAACCTGTTCTTCGACGCCAAGGATGAGTTCGGCCTGAGCAAGGAAGGCAAGAGCTACATCGCGGGCCTGCTGAAGCACGCCCCGGAGTTCACCTCCATCATCGCCCAGTGGGTCAACAGCTACAAGCGCCTGGTGCCCGGCTATGAGGCCCCGGTGTACGTGGCCTGGGCCCGCCGCAACCGCTCCGCCCTGGTGCGCGTGCCCATGTACAAGCCCGGCAAGGAGATGGCCACCCGCTGCGAGCTGCGCTGCCCCGACCCCGCCTGCAACCCCTACCTGGCCTTCGCGGTCATGCTGGCCGCCGGCATGAAGGGCATGGAAGAGGGCTACGAGCTGGCCGCTCCGGTCGAGGAAGACATCTTCGAGATGAACGCCAAGCAGCTCAAGAAGCACAAGATCAGCGCCCTGCCCGCCACCCTGGGCGACGCCATCGCGCTGACCGCCAAGAGCTCGCTGGTCAAGGAAACCCTGGGCGATCACGTGTTCGAGAAGTTCCTGGAGAACAAGACCGCCGAGTGGGACGCCTTCCGTCTGTACGTCACCGACTGGGAGCTGGACCGCTACCTCTCCATCCTGTAG
- the nifA gene encoding nif-specific transcriptional activator NifA, protein MSPETAPNGTYQRQLKELSLLFDISTTLERSMDLRDVVAPVLELMANHMGMMRGTITLLNRETGEIMIEAAHGLSAKQRERGRYQLGEGVTGQVVQSGRPMVVEHINEEPHFLDRTGARSKLDKNDISFICVPIKLGNEVVGALSADRLFSDAISLEEDVRLLSVIGSMIAQAVRLRQEVAEEQQRLREENLRLQESLKDRFHPANIIGKSKAMQMVYDLIAQVCQVGTTVLIRGESGTGKELVAHAIHYNSLRASKPFIKVNCAALPESVIESELFGHEKGAFTGAHNQRKGRFELADGGTIFLDEVGDLSPATQVKLLRVLQEREFERVGGTETIKSDVRVIAATNRDLEKLLETSTFRQDLYYRLNVFPIHVPPLRERGTDVLLLANYFSERFSRTNSKTIRRISTPAIDMLMSYHWPGNVRELENYIERAVILSSDEVIHGHHLPPTLQTAEASGTIHQGTLKSTMENVERELIADALKNSRGNKASAARSLGISERLMGLRVRKYGIDPRRFRTKK, encoded by the coding sequence ATGTCACCTGAAACCGCCCCTAACGGGACTTATCAGCGGCAGCTCAAGGAGCTGTCTCTGCTTTTCGACATAAGCACCACCCTGGAACGCAGCATGGACCTGAGGGACGTGGTGGCCCCGGTCCTGGAGCTCATGGCCAACCACATGGGCATGATGCGCGGCACCATCACCCTGCTCAACCGCGAGACCGGGGAGATCATGATCGAGGCGGCCCACGGCCTCAGCGCCAAGCAGCGTGAGCGCGGCCGCTACCAGCTCGGCGAGGGCGTCACCGGCCAGGTGGTGCAGTCGGGCCGGCCCATGGTTGTGGAGCACATCAACGAGGAGCCCCACTTCCTGGACCGCACCGGGGCGCGCTCCAAGCTGGACAAGAACGACATCTCCTTCATCTGCGTGCCCATCAAGCTGGGCAACGAGGTGGTGGGCGCGCTCAGCGCCGACCGCCTGTTCTCCGACGCCATCAGCCTGGAAGAGGACGTGCGCCTGTTGTCGGTGATCGGCTCCATGATCGCCCAAGCGGTGCGCCTCAGGCAGGAAGTGGCCGAGGAGCAGCAACGCCTGCGCGAGGAGAACCTGCGCCTCCAGGAAAGCCTCAAGGACCGCTTCCACCCGGCCAACATCATCGGCAAGTCCAAGGCCATGCAGATGGTCTACGACCTCATCGCCCAGGTCTGCCAAGTGGGCACCACGGTGCTCATCCGGGGCGAAAGCGGCACCGGCAAGGAGCTGGTGGCCCACGCCATCCACTACAACAGCCTCCGGGCCTCCAAGCCCTTCATCAAGGTGAACTGCGCGGCCCTGCCGGAAAGCGTCATCGAATCCGAGCTATTCGGCCACGAAAAGGGCGCCTTCACCGGGGCGCACAACCAGCGCAAGGGCCGCTTCGAGCTGGCCGACGGGGGCACCATCTTCCTGGACGAGGTGGGCGACCTCTCCCCGGCCACCCAGGTCAAACTGCTGCGCGTGCTCCAGGAGCGCGAGTTCGAGCGGGTGGGCGGCACCGAGACCATCAAGAGCGACGTGCGGGTCATCGCCGCCACCAACCGCGACCTGGAAAAGCTCTTGGAAACCAGCACCTTCCGCCAGGACCTCTACTACCGGCTCAACGTGTTCCCCATCCACGTGCCGCCCCTCAGGGAGCGCGGCACGGACGTGCTTCTGTTGGCCAACTACTTTTCCGAGCGCTTCAGCCGGACCAACAGCAAGACCATCCGGCGCATCTCCACCCCGGCCATCGACATGCTCATGTCCTATCACTGGCCGGGCAACGTGCGCGAGCTGGAGAACTACATCGAGCGCGCGGTGATCCTGTCCTCCGACGAGGTGATCCACGGGCACCACCTGCCCCCCACCCTGCAAACCGCCGAGGCCTCGGGCACCATCCACCAGGGGACCCTCAAGTCCACCATGGAGAACGTGGAGCGCGAGCTAATCGCCGACGCGCTGAAGAACTCCCGGGGCAACAAGGCCTCGGCCGCCCGCAGCCTGGGAATCAGCGAGCGGCTCATGGGTCTCAGGGTGAGAAAGTACGGCATCGACCCTCGGCGCTTCCGTACGAAAAAGTAG
- a CDS encoding ammonium transporter, translating into MIKRVMASLITLTGVGLLTALPAWAEEAAKAPKVNDLDTVWVLLAAYLVFFMQPGFAMVEAGLTRAKNAANILAKNFMDFAFASILYFLVGYAFMFGEGNSFIGMSGFGLSGLASEGLPIWASWMFQAVFCGTAATIVSGVMAERTKFPSYLIATALLTAIIYPIIGHWTWGGGWLSEMGFFDFAGSTIVHGTGGWVGLVGAIILGPRIGRYGPDGKSRVLAGHNIPLAALGVFILWFGWFGFNPGSQLAASGTENAMAIALITINTNLAAAAGAMGAMFLVWAMYGKPDLTMCMNGALAGLVAITAPCAVVSPWAAIVIGLIAGGIVVMGVSLLDKLHIDDPVGAVPVHAFNGMWGTIAVGIWGQKALGLGNDGLLHGGGFTQLGIQIMGTVVCAVFAMVCMAVVFLAVKAIMGLRVTKEEEVRGLDIEEHGMEAYSDFQIFTTR; encoded by the coding sequence ATGATCAAGCGCGTGATGGCTTCTCTGATCACCCTGACGGGAGTGGGGCTCTTGACCGCCCTGCCCGCCTGGGCAGAAGAGGCCGCCAAAGCACCCAAGGTAAACGACCTGGACACGGTCTGGGTGCTATTGGCGGCCTACTTGGTCTTCTTCATGCAGCCTGGGTTCGCCATGGTGGAAGCCGGCCTAACCCGGGCCAAGAACGCGGCCAACATCCTCGCCAAGAACTTCATGGACTTCGCGTTCGCCAGCATTCTCTACTTCCTCGTAGGATATGCCTTCATGTTCGGCGAAGGCAACAGCTTTATCGGCATGAGCGGCTTCGGCCTCTCCGGCCTGGCCAGTGAAGGCCTGCCGATCTGGGCCTCCTGGATGTTCCAGGCGGTCTTCTGCGGCACCGCCGCCACCATCGTCTCGGGCGTCATGGCCGAGCGCACCAAGTTCCCCAGCTATCTGATAGCGACCGCGCTGCTGACGGCCATCATCTACCCCATCATCGGTCACTGGACCTGGGGCGGCGGCTGGCTGTCCGAGATGGGCTTCTTCGACTTCGCCGGCTCCACCATCGTGCACGGCACCGGTGGCTGGGTTGGCCTGGTCGGCGCCATCATCCTCGGCCCCCGCATCGGCCGCTACGGCCCGGACGGCAAGAGCCGCGTCCTGGCCGGTCACAACATCCCCTTGGCCGCCCTCGGTGTGTTCATCCTGTGGTTCGGTTGGTTCGGGTTCAACCCCGGCAGCCAGCTGGCCGCCTCGGGCACCGAAAACGCCATGGCCATCGCCCTTATCACCATCAACACCAACCTGGCCGCCGCGGCCGGCGCCATGGGAGCCATGTTCCTGGTGTGGGCCATGTACGGCAAGCCTGACCTCACCATGTGCATGAACGGCGCCCTGGCGGGCCTGGTGGCCATCACCGCGCCCTGCGCCGTGGTCAGCCCCTGGGCCGCCATCGTCATCGGCCTCATCGCCGGCGGCATCGTGGTCATGGGCGTGAGCCTGTTGGACAAGCTGCACATCGACGACCCGGTGGGTGCGGTGCCGGTCCACGCCTTCAACGGCATGTGGGGCACCATTGCGGTGGGCATCTGGGGCCAGAAGGCCCTGGGCCTGGGCAACGACGGCCTGCTGCATGGCGGCGGCTTCACCCAGTTGGGCATCCAGATCATGGGCACCGTTGTCTGCGCCGTGTTTGCCATGGTGTGCATGGCGGTGGTATTCCTGGCGGTGAAGGCCATCATGGGCCTGCGCGTGACCAAGGAAGAGGAAGTCCGCGGTCTGGACATTGAAGAACACGGTATGGAAGCCTACTCCGACTTCCAGATCTTCACCACCAGGTAG
- a CDS encoding P-II family nitrogen regulator: MKMIIAYIKPERLNDVKQALYEAEVFNMSVTNIVGSGRQRGFSETYRGVAQEVNLLKKVRIEIGLNDDFVESAKAAIIKGARTGEIGDGVMFVLPMEESIRIRTGEQGPPAMG; encoded by the coding sequence ATGAAAATGATAATCGCCTACATCAAGCCCGAGCGCTTGAACGACGTGAAGCAGGCCCTGTACGAAGCCGAGGTGTTCAACATGTCGGTCACCAACATCGTGGGCTCGGGCCGCCAGCGCGGCTTCTCCGAGACTTACCGCGGCGTCGCACAGGAAGTAAACCTCCTCAAGAAGGTGCGCATCGAGATCGGCCTCAACGACGACTTCGTGGAGTCGGCCAAGGCGGCCATCATCAAGGGCGCCCGCACCGGCGAGATCGGCGACGGCGTCATGTTCGTGCTGCCGATGGAGGAATCCATCCGCATCCGCACCGGCGAGCAGGGCCCGCCCGCCATGGGCTAG
- the rfaE2 gene encoding D-glycero-beta-D-manno-heptose 1-phosphate adenylyltransferase, protein MPSSQTKIMDAAAAAEAARAVRARGGKVVFTNGCFDLLHAGHVDILERARALGDYLVLGLNSDQSVRSLEKGVERPVVPQELRARVVAGLASVDAVVIFGQSTPAELIAEVLPDVLVKGGDWPEDKIVGADTVRAHGGEVYSLPLVEGLSTTGLVEKLTKPRP, encoded by the coding sequence ATGCCTAGCAGCCAAACCAAGATCATGGACGCGGCGGCCGCCGCCGAAGCGGCCCGCGCGGTGCGGGCCCGGGGCGGCAAGGTGGTTTTCACCAACGGCTGCTTCGACCTTTTGCACGCGGGTCACGTGGACATCCTGGAGCGGGCCCGCGCGCTGGGCGACTATCTGGTGCTGGGCCTCAACAGCGACCAATCGGTGCGCTCCCTGGAAAAAGGCGTGGAGCGCCCAGTGGTGCCCCAGGAGCTCAGGGCCCGGGTGGTGGCCGGGCTGGCCTCGGTGGACGCGGTGGTCATCTTCGGCCAGTCCACCCCGGCCGAGCTCATCGCCGAAGTGCTGCCCGACGTGCTGGTCAAGGGCGGCGACTGGCCCGAGGACAAGATCGTGGGGGCCGACACGGTGCGGGCCCATGGGGGCGAGGTGTACAGCCTGCCCCTGGTGGAAGGCCTATCCACCACCGGCCTGGTGGAGAAGCTCACTAAGCCCCGCCCTTGA
- a CDS encoding DUF2333 family protein yields the protein MAKDKLNDGEPRRAGWLNPFGSGLGPGGRVWRAVLLVVVLYFVCAPFVMWYEYNRAFPEFFNPAPPANAPSEMPALNTSGVVFSDTLVTLGNNMLGAWLPNDVIYPSVLMDNPQNFQLGELEVLRYCTRALRDKLSRQRTTDRIDKHADRAFTDFSNNPHLWIFPAAESKLSDGVRALGLYRQGLIKGTSHFYPRVDNLIELLDQFTSLLGGVDTRLANAPRDVGERLSEETAGDATQQGEKRMRVAVPWSQIDDNFYFGRGVAYAMYEAMLAVRWEFRDVIELKRSSELMDTIVDELRLAHFEPLVVLNGSRDSIFANHSLKLMATLENVRQKMINLQQMLER from the coding sequence ATGGCCAAGGACAAGCTGAATGACGGCGAGCCCCGGCGCGCCGGGTGGCTGAATCCCTTCGGCTCCGGCCTGGGCCCCGGCGGCCGCGTCTGGCGGGCCGTACTATTGGTGGTGGTGCTCTACTTCGTCTGCGCGCCCTTCGTCATGTGGTACGAGTACAACCGCGCCTTCCCCGAGTTTTTCAACCCCGCCCCCCCGGCCAACGCGCCTTCGGAGATGCCGGCCCTCAATACCTCGGGCGTGGTGTTCAGCGACACCCTTGTCACCCTGGGCAACAACATGCTGGGCGCCTGGCTGCCCAACGACGTGATCTACCCCTCGGTGCTCATGGACAATCCCCAGAACTTCCAGCTCGGCGAGTTGGAAGTTCTGCGCTACTGCACCCGGGCGCTCCGCGATAAGCTATCGCGCCAGCGCACCACCGACCGCATCGACAAGCACGCGGACCGGGCCTTCACCGATTTTTCCAACAATCCCCATCTGTGGATATTCCCGGCGGCCGAGAGCAAGCTCAGCGACGGGGTGCGGGCCTTGGGGCTCTACCGCCAGGGCCTGATCAAGGGCACCAGCCACTTCTACCCCCGGGTCGACAACCTCATCGAGCTCTTGGACCAGTTCACCAGCCTCTTGGGCGGGGTGGACACCCGGCTGGCCAACGCCCCCCGCGACGTGGGGGAGCGCCTGAGCGAGGAGACCGCCGGCGACGCAACCCAGCAGGGCGAGAAGCGCATGAGGGTGGCGGTGCCCTGGTCCCAGATCGACGACAATTTCTACTTCGGCCGGGGCGTGGCCTACGCCATGTACGAGGCGATGCTGGCGGTGCGCTGGGAGTTCCGCGACGTGATCGAGCTCAAGCGCTCCAGCGAGCTGATGGACACCATCGTGGACGAGCTCAGGCTGGCCCACTTCGAGCCCCTGGTGGTGCTCAACGGATCGCGGGACAGCATTTTCGCCAACCACAGCCTCAAGCTGATGGCCACCCTGGAAAACGTGCGCCAGAAGATGATCAACCTCCAGCAGATGCTGGAGCGCTAG
- a CDS encoding DUF1178 family protein, translated as MIVFDLQCDQGHAFEGWFDDLKDLEKQLKKKLVACPVCGSEAVKRVPSAFAISKGRSQADHEKAAKMLGRSLQRYFQENFEDVGPQFAKEALKIHYGVSESRNIRGVSTSEEEKMLQEEGVDFFKVGTEAPPQSDSSEEDD; from the coding sequence ATGATCGTCTTTGACCTCCAGTGCGACCAGGGTCACGCCTTTGAAGGTTGGTTCGACGACCTCAAGGACCTGGAAAAGCAGCTAAAGAAGAAGCTGGTCGCCTGCCCGGTGTGCGGCAGCGAAGCGGTGAAACGGGTGCCCTCGGCCTTTGCCATCTCCAAGGGACGCAGCCAGGCGGACCACGAGAAGGCGGCCAAGATGCTGGGCCGCTCCTTGCAGCGCTATTTCCAGGAAAACTTCGAGGACGTGGGGCCGCAGTTCGCCAAGGAGGCGCTCAAGATCCACTACGGGGTCAGCGAGTCGCGCAACATCCGGGGGGTCTCCACCAGCGAGGAAGAGAAAATGCTCCAAGAAGAGGGCGTGGACTTCTTCAAGGTGGGAACCGAGGCGCCGCCCCAAAGCGACAGCAGCGAGGAAGACGACTAG